In Sporosarcina psychrophila, a genomic segment contains:
- the phoU gene encoding phosphate signaling complex protein PhoU, with product MRENFEKNLEELKSKITEMGELSIIALEKSVKALKTQDVEIAIKTMEGDTAIDKLEVEINQFAIWIMAKEAPISRDLREIIGVLKISSEIERIADFAVNIAKSTIKIGQTTSLLEITHVEKMKDISIEMLRKALQSFLEENMVLAKEVGDLEDEVDQCSRENYKKLTTYLSEHPEETNQLVQLLFVNRYLERTADHITNIAESAAYLIKGQIYDFNS from the coding sequence ATGCGTGAAAACTTCGAGAAAAATTTAGAGGAATTAAAAAGTAAAATCACCGAAATGGGTGAACTATCAATTATTGCCTTAGAAAAATCAGTTAAAGCCTTGAAAACACAAGATGTTGAAATTGCTATAAAAACCATGGAGGGAGATACAGCAATAGATAAACTTGAAGTGGAAATTAACCAGTTTGCAATCTGGATTATGGCAAAAGAAGCGCCTATTTCAAGGGATTTACGCGAAATTATTGGTGTACTTAAAATTTCGTCTGAAATTGAACGGATTGCGGATTTTGCCGTAAATATTGCAAAATCAACCATTAAGATTGGTCAAACAACATCTTTACTGGAAATCACACATGTAGAAAAGATGAAAGACATATCAATTGAAATGCTCCGAAAAGCACTCCAATCTTTTTTAGAGGAAAATATGGTACTTGCTAAAGAAGTTGGCGACTTAGAGGATGAAGTGGATCAATGCAGTCGTGAAAACTATAAAAAACTGACTACGTATCTAAGTGAACATCCAGAAGAAACAAATCAGCTTGTCCAATTATTATTTGTAAATCGTTATCTTGAAAGAACAGCAGACCATATCACAAATATCGCTGAAAGCGCAGCATATTTGATTAAAGGTCAAATATATGATTTCAATTCATAA